The following is a genomic window from Strongyloides ratti genome assembly S_ratti_ED321, chromosome : 1.
AAAATCATTTGCACAtgaataacattttaatgaaaaaatggtaaaattaacttttaatataaaaaataataaaagtaatcttaagaaattatatctaattttcattttaaaatattttttcttatcatagataattaattatttttattatagtttaatagttatttttatcaatggTTTATTATACAGTTTAATAGACaaagttatataataatttaactatatgaaataaaaaaataaataaatatattatagtaaaataaaaataaattattatgatataaatatatacaaatataaaaagataatttaatgCCTTTAAGACGTAAAATATTAAGGAAAACCTTAAAACAAATATGAAAActaaaatagttataaaattgtaaattgaaacaatataaacaattgttatattattaaatataaagatatcACAAATATTCTTACTTCTATGAAAATcagttataaatatatatatatttcacaCAATTTAACACTAAGTGCAGATATAGCTGtcatatatcatttatttaactaatttatttcttaaaaatattttaagtttatcttaagaaaaaaaaaatagctgtcaaaattataatatcttcacaagttttttattttttttttgttatataaacaaattgAATAGTATAGATTAATGAGATAAATattatggtaaaaaaaaaatattttatggcaaaattattaagaaaatgttttaaattatttaatttttctgaattatttttagatttaaataaaaataaaaatgaattgtatggaaaaaaaaatctatttaaaaaatattatttaaaaatatctatttatttaaatttatttttatttattattataagtaaaacaaattaaacttattttaaaaagtgttaaattttttcttaaaaaaaaaattttttttatatcaagataaagtatctttatatatttattttaagtgtccaaagaaaatatgaataaaaaggaaatataatattatgtataaTACTTAATTATTGTGATTGGTATAAAaggttttaaaaatttttaaatatattgatataaaagaaaaatagatTTTAAGGGGGATATTTTAAGATTTGTTAAAACTACTGGgggaaaaattttaaaattaattgtaaaattaattttaaacaagtaacaaatattatatgggaatattatatttcctaaatttttaatattatatttaagtataaaatattaggtataaaatattttaccattaaaaatcataatatatttgttttttaatcatgatattttaatttatataaatttattttattatacttttttttctttctattttatagtttctttcttttaaaattaacaagtCATTGAAAAGATTAAACTTtagattaataataatattttattactttactTATTGGATACTAGGAggaaattattaatatagtaTTCAGTTAAAAATgcaattaataaaactttataataaaaattattaaacttaaaaataatttaagcaattaaaattacttttaaaaatatataatatattaattttttataaaatattatatataatattgtaaatatcaaaatatttaatcaaaaaatcatatcaatataatataataaactgTAGAGtggtaaaattaataaccatctttattttattatatttatgacaatatttttatacattgtaatccaaaattatttttctattttaatgGACACTTTTAGTTGGCACTTACGAAAAAGTTTTGTCACTTTATCGTTAGATTACACTAAAGTACATGTGGAAAACTAAATAAATGCATAAAACATAATTGGCGTTCTACAATGAATTTCTtgcttttaaataaaaagcagtaaaaagaaaatttgatataacattatttactggataaatatatcttcaagctctaattatattatttaagagaagaaaaaaaaaaaataacaggtcaataataaaatgtatataatagaataatataaataatttttgtacaatagatatattttatataaaatgtaattatttatattaatatataattttgttatttttttatttataataataataaaaaagaatatgtTATAGGTATCTTCTCAAGAGacaatatcaaaataattaatttaaagttaCTTTACTAGATgggttaaataaaaatttttaacaattatgacataaaatgataaaagaaagatattttatttgtgaGGCTACTCATTAGAAGAATAGCTCTTTTTAAAAGGAAGAATCTAATTAAAATCCtaattgatttattttattttatatttatttatttatttttttgtttgttaTGATGTGATTCTCCTATCTAtcagaaattttataaaaatacaacaaTTAGATTAAGAATTGTTCTTgtaatcaaataaataaaaaagaaaatatttttagtcaatactttattaatgaagaagatataatggtttaaaaaatagaattaaagttttaaatttataaaaaaaaatttttttttctaatgttTACTTTATTgacttttcaattttatctcaatttttgttatattaactAAGTGgaataaaatcaaatttctaccatatatgtatatatttatatttaaatgttatagtTACAAATTAGGAAGATAAAATCTTTTCTATCAATTTAGAAAagatatacaaaaatatcaaaagtacaataaagaaataggaagtgaacaaataatttatttcagaatacttatttaaaaatgtataaaataggaaatatgtttatggtgaatattaatgtttaaatttaaaaatgataaaagcattatatttcaaaaatttagtgatctactttatataaataatttaatatcatatatactattatatagcttaattaattttcataataaataagattatttaagaaaatataataatgatagaatatataaaaacaattaaatagcattttaaatattttttatacatttcatataaaacataataaatatttaatcataattaaaatataaaaaaaaaattgaatttataatatgaatctatttttttatttaaacattatttaaataaaatagacaaaaaaaaaatataatacaagataatataatatttttattttcaatgtttaagtttttaaaaacagcacaagcaaatttttaaattgttaaaatatactaGTGAATAAACTATTTGcttcaataaatattatttttatttttctattccTTGTTCAATTgcttcaaattaaaaaatacttttttacttaatatCATTGAAACCGAatagtttaaatatatacacaaaatactaaatttttacaaataatgtAATGTATCTATAAGCATTCTACtgtaaaaataacatatatattattggataaataaaattagaaaaatttttaacattaattttaaaaaatctattcTTCCCAAaacttaaataaaatattaaaaataactaatttttaataaatacgATTACTTTATGTTAAGTaagaaaacatttattattatgattaaCATTATATAGATACTTTAGAAAGTTTAGAATAATTTAAGTAAgtgatatttataataaaagtgtCATAAacgattataaaaaaattaattgaaagattattttaagaattatatgaacaaaataaaaatgatgtttAGAAGTTGTCATTTTAAAAGTCAGAGATTATCTAAGAAAGCCTGCAATTGTCATTTTacgtaattatttttttttttttactaaaaatttaataaaattttactttgtataaatataaaaaatatttttttacaaaattaataattttttgtttgtataaaaaaaaaatatttttttattaaaaatagaagaatatatacatattgtctgttttattacttaaagttaacaaatattttattagccatttttaattatattctCTTCTactcttttataaattttaatgtaaacaTATGAtatgtaacaaaaaaaaaatgtataaaatgtTTGATTTATGCATttggatttttttttaaattataaattgacgtttctgaatatttaaaatttaaaaacaaaaaaatatataaaacaataataagtaatttaaatatatggtAGGAGTGTgcaatactttttattttagatcCAAAAGTTAAATGAATAAACGACAATGTTTTAAATACCAAGCTCCTCAACTATATAATGCCAATCTTCTGtcctttaaaaaaaatcaccAATGATACAAAACCGAACATcacaaatatttatcatatatggctattttaatagtaaaaaaatagtttgtttttttttttacacatTACTTCATATTTAATAACTTCACCAATATTGTTTTCCATCTTTTTTAGATACTGACCGTAATGGTTCACCTTGAAGATATggatttatttttgaatgtttatttaaatgtgAATTTTCATCTAAAAATGATCTTTTCTTTCTCATAAGTCCCTCACTAACAAATGGTGGTGGAGATTTTTTagcaacaatttttttatcaattccATCAATACTCATTTGAAGTtcatttaaaacattatcattattttctttttcatccTCATTATCTGGTACAGGGCAATTAAACATATGTTCCTGATCACATAAACATTCCTGTTGTGCTTGATAATTTCTTGAAGCTTCAGCagaattttcaaaattttcaatacaTCCCTGTTCTGATGTATATCCAACTGGACAAGGATTTGGAGGTTCACAGTATGCTGGAAGAACATTATCACTTTTAACTTGTTCtctatgtttaaaaatatttttttcaccCAAAAATTGATCACCTTCACCTGCACCACCAGTAATGTGTTTATGTCCAAATATTTGTGGTTCTGAAAAATATTCAGAGTCACGTATACCAAGCCTTAAAGCATCCAAGTCAtcaatatactttaaaaaaaaaagatattttatattaattattaaattaatttgataTACTTACATTTGTTGGGTAATCCATTGAACTATGAACTGTCAAAAAAAAGACagtaaaaagaataaaagaaatatttttattagaaatcatcttcaaatattattaaggAAGATGAATGTATGTCTGTGAAGCAGCGTCTTACAACACCGTCAACTCAAAAAagcttcttttttttaaatgactGTCTTCCCTTAAATAACTGATAAAGAGATTGATAGTAAGTATGGATATATGTGCATATATgtgcatatatatatatatatacaactTAAGGCACATAAAAATCACATGGTTGGCAGAGTCTAAGTGTTTTCTCTGTATCTCATGAaatcaatataaaaattttatgccATAGAATTATGGACTGTTTCTTTGGCATTTATTTGAAAagacatatatatataatttttaatgacaaatagtggaaaaaaaaacaacatacatatttgtattaaattaaaagctttatgtatatttattttgagtATTGCATGTtgtatttatcttttataaaaataatatgtgtGACTCTTTTAGTAATTCAGGATTATGAAAAATGTTTGTAAttcttaattataatatcatttttaaatatcaatagaaaaaaaaattataatatttaattttttttttttataaaaaatcttttattataaaaaaaaaattttgcctttttaatttagaataaatattattaaataattacaatcttaaaaaacatttttttttaataaagataataatcaGCAACTggcaaaatttaaaagaaaaaaaaagtatatttatttaacaacTTTAACCAACATATTAACTAAATTTACATTCTAACTTTATATAACAAATctttgaattaaaaatttttatatgcaAATAAAGatactataaaattaaaatgagataacttttttaaataatattaaagttaatttCTAATTAGTAAAAGAGTAGACtgaattaaatgataaaaaaaaaatattacaactATCTATAATTAACActag
Proteins encoded in this region:
- a CDS encoding Neuroendocrine protein 7B2 — its product is MDYPTNYIDDLDALRLGIRDSEYFSEPQIFGHKHITGGAGEGDQFLGEKNIFKHREQVKSDNVLPAYCEPPNPCPVGYTSEQGCIENFENSAEASRNYQAQQECLCDQEHMFNCPVPDNEDEKENNDNVLNELQMSIDGIDKKIVAKKSPPPFVSEGLMRKKRSFLDENSHLNKHSKINPYLQGEPLRSVSKKDGKQYW